ACCCGCAAACACATCAGTCCCACCACCTCGGCAGAGCCGTAAATGTACTTTTTGTAGAGGCTATCTTCATAGCGCTGAAAATGCAGGTCCATCTCCATACTATACAAAAAGGCATCAATCAGTTCTCGCTCAATTTGGTATTCATTGACCACCATTTGAAAGGCCTGCAAAACGGGATTGAGGCTGATCTTTTCCTCAATGGCCCGATACGTATCTTGCCGAAACCGCTCAAGCAAATCGGCTTTGTCATGCCCATGAAAAGTATCTACGATTTCATCGGCAAAGCGAACAAAACCATAAATGGCGTAAATAGGTCCTCTGAACCGCTTAGAAAACATCCGAATGCCCAGCGAAAAAGAGGTGCTATAACGCTCTGTAATGAGCTGGCTGCAAGCTTGGCAGCTGTCCTGATAAAGTTTTAAGTGATCCATAGGAGATGTATTTTAGCCCTTAGACTTAATGATTTCTCGGGCGACAACCTCTCCAGAAATAAGAGAGGGGG
This genomic interval from Saprospira grandis contains the following:
- a CDS encoding phytoene/squalene synthase family protein; this encodes MDHLKLYQDSCQACSQLITERYSTSFSLGIRMFSKRFRGPIYAIYGFVRFADEIVDTFHGHDKADLLERFRQDTYRAIEEKISLNPVLQAFQMVVNEYQIERELIDAFLYSMEMDLHFQRYEDSLYKKYIYGSAEVVGLMCLRVFCKDQPGLYEELKEPACALGSAFQKVNFLRDMKSDYAERGRVYFPGVDYKLFNDQIKAEIEADILLDFQLAYHGILGLPKGCRFGVYVAYKYYLNLFHKIKQSPADRVTEERIRIPNGSKLYILGKSMIRAQFNLL